The Sesamum indicum cultivar Zhongzhi No. 13 linkage group LG1, S_indicum_v1.0, whole genome shotgun sequence genome includes a window with the following:
- the LOC105159821 gene encoding mitogen-activated protein kinase kinase kinase NPK1: MDWVRGENLGHGSFATVNLATAGSQSCGFPPLMAVKSCGFSHSSSLMNEKLILDDLKDCPEIIRCFGESCSYEKGEKLYNVLLEYAPGGALADKLRNSGGGRMSESEVRGYTKALLKGIYYIHKFGYVHCDIKLQNILLGGNGRVKIADFGLAKRYGGRKGAATGCELRGTPLYMSPEMVAGGEQGPPADIWALGCVVAEMLSGNPAWRYSDIAGLMMRIGVGEEVPEIPKGLSEEGKDFLGKCFVKDPSKRWTAEMLLNHPFTCDQDFEDDGSKNREENSPSTSPRCAFDFPDWASSVTCSITSLPRSEYSPESGSWFSGESSSGSGSWSNRAAARLMELVSDQNPNWSVSDDWVTIR, encoded by the coding sequence ATGGATTGGGTTCGGGGCGAAAATCTGGGTCATGGCAGTTTCGCGACTGTGAATTTGGCGACGGCCGGAAGCCAGAGCTGTGGGTTTCCTCCGTTAATGGCGGTGAAGTCATGTGGGTTTTCTCACTCTTCCTCTCTTATGAACGAGAAGCTGATTCTCGACGACCTTAAAGACTGCCCGGAAATCATTCGGTGCTTTGGGGAGAGTTGTTCGTATGAGAAGGGCGAGAAATTGTATAATGTGTTGTTGGAGTATGCTCCCGGCGGCGCTTTGGCTGATAAGCTTAGGAATTCCGGTGGTGGGAGGATGTCGGAATCTGAAGTCCGGGGATACACAAAGGCTTTGCTTAAAGGAATTTACTATATTCACAAGTTCGGATACGTTCACTGTGATATCAAGCTTCAAAACATTCTTTTAGGAGGGAATGGCCGCGTGAAGATCGCCGATTTTGGACTGGCGAAGCGGTATGGAGGGAGAAAAGGCGCCGCGACGGGGTGCGAATTGAGGGGCACCCCTTTGTACATGTCGCCGGAGATGGTCGCCGGGGGCGAGCAGGGGCCTCCAGCGGATATTTGGGCGCTTGGGTGTGTCGTGGCGGAGATGTTGTCTGGAAATCCGGCGTGGCGGTACTCAGATATCGCCGGATTAATGATGAGAATCGGAGTAGGTGAAGAAGTGCCAGAGATCCCCAAAGGTTTATCGGAGGAAGGGAAAGATTTTCTTGGTAAATGTTTCGTGAAGGATCCAAGCAAGAGATGGACAGCGGAGATGCTCCTAAATCACCCCTTTACCTGTGATCAAGATTTTGAAGATGATGGGTCGAAAAACAGAGAAGAAAACAGCCCCTCAACCTCTCCAAGATGCGCATTTGATTTCCCGGATTGGGCGTCCTCGGTCACATGTTCAATTACCTCTTTACCCCGGTCGGAATATTCCCCGGAATCTGGCTCATGGTTCTCCGGGGAGTCGAGTTCAGGAAGTGGCTCTTGGTCCAATCGGGCGGCAGCGCGGCTGATGGAGCTAGTTAGCGATCAAAATCCTAATTGGTCTGTGTCGGATGATTGGGTCACCATCAGGTGA
- the LOC105159829 gene encoding uncharacterized protein LOC105159829, translating to MSMHAKTDSEVTSLAPSSPNRAVYYVQSPSRDSHDGEKTTNSFHSTPILSPMGSPGRQSRDSSSTRYSGSLKPGSQKSSNGSRRHHQHRKAEKQWKEFDAIEEEGLLDEEGGRRGVPRRCYFLAFVVGFFVLFSFFALILWGASRNQKPVVVMKSILFDRFIIQAGSDASGVGTEMVTMNSTVKFVFRNRGTFFGVHVTSTPLDLSFSELTLASGMVKRFYQSRRSQKTVTVMLRGSNIPLYGGGANLSSQEGKPVAPVPLNLNFTVRARAYVLGRLVKPKFNKRVQCSVVLDPKKMNVAIPLKNSCTYY from the exons ATGTCGATGCATGCAAAGACCGATTCGGAGGTGACGAGCCTGGCGCCCTCGTCGCCCAACCGGGCGGTTTACTACGTGCAGAGTCCGTCGAGGGACTCGCACGACGGCGAGAAGACGACCAACTCCTTTCACTCGACTCCGATTCTCAGCCCGATGGGGTCCCCGGGCCGGCAGTCACGGGACTCGTCGTCGACCCGGTACTCCGGCTCGCTGAAGCCAGGGTCGCAGAAGTCGAGCAATGGGTCGAGGCGGCACCACCAGCACCGGAAGGCGGAGAAGCAGTGGAAGGAGTTCGATGCGATAGAGGAGGAGGGGCTGCTGGATGAGGAGGGGGGGAGGCGGGGGGTGCCGCGGCGGTGCTATTTTCTGGCGTTCGTGGTCGGGTTTTTTGTGCTGTTTTCGTTCTTTGCTTTGATCCTGTGGGGCGCCAGTAGGAATCAGAAACCTGTCGTCGTCATGAAG AGTATATTGTTCGATCGATTCATAATTCAAGCTGGATCAGATGCATCCGGTGTAGGAACTGAAATGGTGACCATGAATTCAACGGTGAAGTTCGTTTTTCGTAATAGGGGTACATTTTTTGGTGTCCACGTAACATCCACACCGTTGGATCTATCGTTCTCCGAACTCACACTAGCCAGTGGGATG GTGAAGAGGTTCTATCAATCAAGAAGAAGCCAGAAAACTGTGACAGTGATGTTGAGAGGAAGCAACATCCCACTCTACGGCGGAGGAGCCAACTTGAGCAGCCAAGAGGGGAAGCCAGTGGCGCCAGTCCCactgaatttgaatttcacgGTCCGGGCCAGAGCTTATGTGCTGGGACGATTGGTGAAGCCCAAGTTCAACAAAAGAGTCCAATGCTCTGTGGTTCTGGACCCCAAGAAAATGAACGTCGCCATTCCATTGAAAAACTCGTGCACATACTATTGA
- the LOC110012151 gene encoding uncharacterized protein LOC110012151 — protein sequence MAALQKWNPRVVVEWMHLEIDSPGRYMLNYVFWAFKPCIEGYRYCRDVISVDGTHLYMKYKHKMLVAVTLDANQQVLPLAFALVDEESLASWRWFLRMLSKYLLPSEDDRDLCWRAGAKDNPRKFDRIMEEIKSLNEEAYDWLGRIDKDQWTLAHDGGWRTGILTTNMSECINGVLKGARRLPIVAILQITLSRSVQYFLQRSTRCNRMINANQQWADFAFKLFEVRQAEAVRHIVQKFDYNQQFASEVTLSLTGQGSRTYVVKLKHRMCSCGKWGANGIPCSHAIQACRHFGVNASNFIPNYYSVQSYKKTYQWRFEPVYGEEYWDPMDFELVHNPAVRARRDPGRQVSTRIQNEMDRPQVRARQQYQSRQDRG from the exons ATGGCGGCATTGCAAAAATGGAATCCTAGAGTCGTTGTGGAGTGGATGCATTTGGAAATAGATAGCCCGGGCAgatacatgttgaattatGTTTTCTGGGCATTCAAACCATGCATTGAGGGATATCGTTATTGCCGTGACGTTATAAGCGTGGATGGAACACATTTGTATATGAAGTACAAGCATAAAATGCTGGTAGCAGTAACTTTAGATGCAAATCAGCAAGTGTTGCCGTTAGCGTTTGCACTCGTGGACGAAGAGTCACTTGCGTCATGGCGTTGGTTCCTCCGAATGCTTTCCAAATATTTGTTGCCGTCAGAGGATGATCGA GATTTGTGCTGGAGAGCAGGGGCTAAAGACAACCCTCGAAAATTTGATAGAATAATGGAAGAGATCAAATCATTGAACGAGGAAGCATACGACTGGCTGGGGAGAATCGACAAGGATCAATGGACGTTGGCGCATGATGGTGGTTGGAGAACGGGTATCCTAACTACAAACATGTCTGAGTGCATAAATGGAGTATTAAAAGGTGCGAGACGCTTACCAATTGTGGCTATTTTGCAAATAACGTTATCCCGCTCTGTGCAGTATTTCTTGCAGCGCTCTACACGGTGTAATCGTATGATCAATGCAAATCAACAATGGGCTGATTTTGCGTTCAAGCTGTTCGAAGTGCGACAGGCAGAGGCAGTACGTCACATTGTTCAAAAATTTGACTATAACCAACAATTTGCCTCAGAGGTAACATTGAGCTTGACCGGGCAGGGCTCCCGTACTTATGTCGTCAAATTGAAGCATCGTATGTGTTCTTGTGGCAAGTGGGGTGCAAATGGAATTCCATGTTCACATGCCATTCAAGCATGCCGACATTTTGGGGTTAATGCGTCAAATTTTATTCCTAACTATTACAGTGTACAATCATACAAGAAGACATATCAATGGAGGTTTGAGCCTGTGTACGGTGAAGAATATTGGGATCCGATGGATTTTGAGCTTGTGCATAATCCCGCGGTGCGAGCCCGTCGAGACCCAGGTAGACAAGTATCTACTAGAATACAGAACGAAATGGATAGACCACAAGTACGTGCTCGCCAACAATATCAGAGTCGTCAAGACCGGGGATGA